One part of the Chroogloeocystis siderophila 5.2 s.c.1 genome encodes these proteins:
- a CDS encoding acetate--CoA ligase family protein has protein sequence MVQSASTDVVRVNARATDVFDIFNLKHYEGPNRYLETGALVFDLALTEYQEPLAIEDYIAAVSDRYPQLRTEQYQSHAHLFARTVSEVGKLDMGLHLSRWSIEHHLEYASIAVQSLHGKTVRAVVYFVWDWFEAITQNREIIYDEQIRVLQDKFRQSVYGGPTVYALLRTADQKRIPTFYLWDEGLMQYGYGRKQVRGVATTFDSDSHLDSDFTTRKDDCKAFLATLGFPVPSGDLVTSLKEALAVATDIGYPVAVKPVVGHKGIGVTADVQNSEELRSAYNRAVKAIPEDQPVRIIVEKSISGSDFRLLCVNGRFVAATERRPASVVGDDESTIAELIERENCKPARLDTPTSAMSKIQCDEAMELYLEEQGLSLDSVLEKDRTVYLRKVANLSAGGFSIDATRNVHHDNIILAQDIAQHFRLTCLGIDVITCSLAESWKSGNFGIIEINAAPGIFMHLNPAVGESVDVPSHILETFFDSGSHARIPIITFNRVSVGELQETIDHILLQHPDWTIGAVCQDGVFVNRSQKVLNKVYNNNVQNLLRNPKLDLLIAEYNEDVLEKEGMFYYGSNMVVLNDPTETEMMLTRDVFEDSTIVVKERDNISIRRRGLIEDYTLGVGEPFTRVYLKEIGTIL, from the coding sequence ATGGTACAAAGCGCAAGTACAGATGTAGTTAGAGTGAATGCTAGAGCAACTGATGTCTTTGATATCTTTAATTTAAAACATTACGAAGGTCCTAATCGTTATTTAGAAACAGGCGCATTAGTCTTTGATTTAGCGCTGACAGAGTATCAGGAACCTTTAGCCATAGAAGATTATATTGCAGCAGTAAGCGATCGCTATCCGCAACTGCGTACCGAACAGTATCAATCTCACGCACATTTGTTTGCCCGCACAGTGTCCGAAGTCGGGAAACTTGACATGGGCTTACATTTAAGTCGTTGGAGTATTGAACACCATCTAGAGTACGCCAGCATCGCAGTGCAATCATTGCATGGTAAAACAGTCCGCGCAGTTGTTTATTTTGTTTGGGATTGGTTTGAAGCTATTACACAAAACCGAGAAATCATCTACGATGAGCAGATTAGAGTCCTTCAAGATAAATTCCGGCAATCAGTTTACGGTGGTCCTACAGTTTATGCTTTATTGCGCACCGCTGATCAAAAACGCATTCCGACATTTTATCTGTGGGATGAAGGTTTGATGCAATATGGCTATGGTAGAAAGCAAGTACGCGGTGTAGCCACAACTTTTGACTCTGATAGTCACCTCGATTCAGACTTTACCACACGCAAAGATGACTGCAAGGCTTTTCTCGCTACGCTTGGTTTTCCTGTTCCGAGTGGCGATCTGGTAACTTCGCTCAAAGAAGCCTTAGCAGTAGCCACAGACATTGGTTATCCCGTCGCCGTGAAGCCAGTAGTAGGACATAAAGGAATCGGCGTCACCGCAGATGTGCAAAATTCTGAGGAACTCAGATCTGCTTACAATAGGGCAGTCAAGGCGATTCCCGAAGATCAGCCGGTTCGGATCATTGTTGAAAAGAGTATCTCAGGGTCAGATTTTCGATTACTTTGTGTTAATGGTAGGTTTGTAGCTGCAACCGAACGGCGTCCTGCATCGGTTGTTGGTGACGATGAATCGACAATTGCCGAATTAATTGAGCGTGAAAATTGTAAACCAGCGCGTCTTGATACACCCACCTCTGCAATGAGTAAAATTCAGTGCGATGAGGCAATGGAACTCTACTTAGAAGAACAAGGTTTATCATTAGATAGCGTACTGGAAAAAGATCGGACTGTATATCTGCGTAAAGTTGCTAATCTTTCTGCGGGCGGATTTAGTATTGATGCAACGCGCAATGTTCATCATGACAACATTATTTTGGCACAGGATATTGCCCAGCATTTTCGATTGACTTGTCTTGGTATTGACGTCATTACGTGCAGTCTTGCTGAGTCTTGGAAATCAGGTAATTTTGGTATCATCGAAATTAATGCAGCGCCTGGCATTTTCATGCACCTCAATCCTGCTGTTGGTGAAAGCGTTGATGTGCCATCGCATATTCTCGAAACATTTTTTGATTCTGGCAGTCATGCCAGAATACCGATTATTACATTCAATCGCGTTTCTGTAGGAGAACTCCAAGAAACAATTGACCACATTCTCTTGCAGCATCCTGACTGGACAATCGGTGCAGTTTGTCAAGATGGTGTTTTTGTCAATCGTTCGCAAAAAGTTTTGAATAAAGTCTACAACAACAATGTTCAAAACTTACTACGCAATCCCAAGCTTGATTTACTCATTGCCGAGTATAACGAAGACGTTTTAGAAAAAGAAGGAATGTTTTACTACGGTAGTAACATGGTTGTC